The following proteins are encoded in a genomic region of bacterium:
- a CDS encoding NAD-dependent deacylase yields MNASRVFKSNRPRTPLTLRGRRHDDGASRPIPQHRERTATLSHPGPTLAEIRDAISGVTRIAALTGAGISAASGVPTFRGGPDSLWENERPEDLATPQAFRRDTEKVWRWYDWRRGIVAGCEPNAAHLALARLDGIAAGVTVITQNVDGLHQRAGSAAVLEFHGSLWTLRCTSCGLAERNRDVPLDLPPACPSCGGLMRPGVVWFGENIDPEIMRASSRAAVSCDLFLVIGTSGLVQPAAGMAMMASNAGAKVVEFNLERGGVSAWVDLFVPGSADETVLGLLP; encoded by the coding sequence ATGAACGCGAGCCGTGTTTTCAAAAGCAACCGTCCTCGAACGCCATTGACACTTCGCGGCCGACGGCACGATGATGGTGCATCGAGGCCCATACCGCAACACCGCGAAAGGACGGCGACCTTGTCCCATCCCGGTCCGACACTCGCCGAGATCCGCGACGCCATCTCCGGCGTGACGCGGATCGCGGCGCTCACGGGGGCGGGCATCTCCGCGGCCAGCGGCGTGCCCACCTTTCGCGGCGGGCCCGACAGCCTGTGGGAGAACGAGAGACCGGAGGATCTCGCCACGCCACAGGCCTTCCGGCGAGACACGGAGAAGGTGTGGCGCTGGTACGACTGGCGGCGCGGCATCGTGGCCGGCTGCGAACCCAACGCGGCGCACCTGGCCCTGGCGCGGCTGGACGGGATCGCCGCCGGGGTGACCGTCATCACCCAGAACGTGGACGGCCTGCACCAGCGCGCGGGCAGCGCCGCGGTGCTGGAGTTCCACGGCTCGCTCTGGACCCTGCGCTGTACGTCCTGCGGGCTGGCGGAGCGTAACCGGGACGTGCCTCTCGACCTGCCTCCCGCCTGCCCCTCCTGCGGCGGCCTGATGCGACCCGGCGTGGTGTGGTTCGGCGAGAACATCGACCCGGAGATCATGCGGGCATCATCCCGGGCCGCCGTCTCCTGCGACCTGTTCCTGGTGATCGGCACCTCGGGTCTGGTCCAGCCCGCGGCGGGCATGGCGATGATGGCGAGCAACGCGGGCGCCAAGGTCGTGGAGTTCAACCTGGAGCGGGGCGGCGTCAGCG